The following are from one region of the Sandaracinus amylolyticus genome:
- a CDS encoding transposase — translation MNLSMSRSHAWVKRGMEAIDRLPMNWGKNLTLLGAIRWDGWVVLTTMFASTKADRFVDWVAKKLLPKLRRGDVIVMDNLSAHHDPRVVPLCRERGVRVLYQPPYSLDLNPIEPAWALQKQHVRRHAPRTADHLRRVARRARYRVTPRHCRSWFTHAGYSAPLR, via the coding sequence ATGAATCTGTCGATGAGTCGCAGCCACGCTTGGGTGAAGCGAGGCATGGAGGCGATCGACCGATTGCCGATGAACTGGGGGAAGAATCTCACTCTGCTCGGTGCGATTCGATGGGACGGGTGGGTCGTGCTGACCACGATGTTCGCATCGACGAAGGCGGACCGGTTCGTGGACTGGGTCGCAAAGAAGCTGCTGCCGAAGCTCCGACGCGGTGACGTGATCGTGATGGACAACCTCAGCGCGCATCACGATCCGCGCGTCGTGCCGCTGTGCCGCGAACGCGGCGTTCGCGTGCTGTATCAGCCGCCTTACTCTCTTGACCTCAATCCAATCGAGCCCGCGTGGGCGCTTCAGAAGCAGCACGTCCGACGTCACGCGCCACGTACCGCTGATCACCTCCGGCGAGTCGCGCGCCGCGCCAGATATCGCGTAACGCCGCGCCACTGCCGAAGCTGGTTCACCCACGCCGGATACTCGGCTCCACTCAGGTGA
- a CDS encoding RHS repeat-associated core domain-containing protein yields the protein MRRTASRLWVVCWFLALAVSCEGSSHGSDGDASVLSESILDSTEIVMTGGPSYADTSVRSAVPDANEGSSSNLDVGPSAIGLVRFDANEIAALLDGRVLREASLVLATNNCSLQTYSVHRMLEPFDEATSTWACRVESNPGDGSISCTTPWGTGWGSASGPHATAATSEDTLEQLGDPLVFDVTNDVFRLLADPSTAHGWAVRGPSGGNACKPRSREAGTALAPRLVLKYESDPEFAPTEPTAPALDRGTPTHVYAAMSWLVDPDYGLQWGVTDPLDPDRASLIRGRVLGRDAMPVSGVRVSIAGRPERGATRTRLNKDGVEATGTFELLVNGGGPMTIEFRHPDYLPVQRTVDVPWNDWISVPEIVLTPRDAMVCASVGASGGFAFGAELSNPDGRGKRWTGAYVPAGTEIDVDRDGVGDYDEFDICMVEMTVGTASGDPCTNDAECETGICRSGACRPPLDADMPGELPATTSYTFAADYEVRVGGIPVPEGYEFVGPSAGHRVFAYVRGDELASFKQGQVPVGTYDATRGAWLAGDDGVIITVNRAGGCSITPSLPVDEETAICGQPDRFGDGERFWRAPVRHFSPLDLNYLLRLLGLLPRPSDTEGAKSPDCLTENPGSVIHCENQALGERVPLVGTGGNLSYVSTHQTGRADAFTARFTPITDATLAVDPDRVRVELLVAGRRIPASGSPFTATEARNEQYAMWDGLDAYGRRMIGVQLAYLRIGYEYDSGYVRPAAGSERSFGRAYSVTAGDVSDTGSATFWVTTRVPLGVLDDRESGLGGWRLEGHHAYDPATGTLFYSNGTQRTAQSTSGVTDTLAPVLPSTIQGLAVGPDGTAYFYWNGRLHRRRRAATANEAFGPATGTISSAPGLALSRDGRVLYAADPNNDRVYRVDVETGAFDELVGDGTDALPTADVPTVGPASVQLSNPRGVAVGLDGSIYIAASGNNRVLRYVPGPRDVIGGARDDSESLLEIFAGATCTAGDTRALCTPAPGVYAVAVGPDGSVYFNRGSGSGYQPAIVRVTPDGLARVHVGGGAANADVADGAIAACTTTNDSNCARISASPNIYALALDRSGDLCFAQRPLDVGLPTQTGHRVRCVRSDGRVYTIAGLNDAACSLSTGDCWTANESGYASTRTTIAEIGSVAWSPDGRLFYADQGRLRVVRPLLDASLIAPHLIASEDGSILYEFSEGGRHLRTLDGVTHTELVEFDYRTDGRLAGFWDREGAYTSIAYLTSPNRIVITAPGSLATTLTLGTGASSGYVTSIANPAGDVRGGGASPFLYHASLTGLLTRFTDALGREHLFTYQADGRLRIDRDAPDDPGGPTTEQELLYTRMTDHQRVERDDAAEHTTTYRFGYAGDPRRQRIETATGAFRDSTRSSDGRASTSTDWTGTTVTTTTAPDPVLAGASRLARLTISRPEAGASETTFARTRTNSASWTQTDSMTNGDRTFAQTTAFDDAIDEYTVVSNSESADPSRRVTTVLDSRGRVTQISIPGQHPICVSYASATSDRPSDVIQAPLSGGTCNASATPRRHTHFDYHPTRRWLVGVTQQGETTTLTPDDRGWTTSALLPGRSDVVDIERDAEANLRWIETPGHSSSQRHEFAYTGRDLPDTYTPPAATYSGAQIVSTTYMLDGQPDQITLRDGRVVDYGYEPDGRVSSVGGTSTFPDDAIAVQLDAGGRLASVARGTQALNREYDGDLLQSETWSGLINGVVEHWSAPNWTGSVLATETVSFDASPEQVVSHELDDDMWPSGVSISPALPSVVLSYSTNARAVVTGDIESDESVSAFGEIALLDYTDASTGTTLMRREVCRRDANGRIEAVLETTSSGTRREEYDYDAAGRLEGWRQIPGCSTCGATCSGPWTTYAYDDAGNRLTHAPNAEDQPTVGGRTYNAIGQLSSRSYGASGTGTFAHDRFGHLRRFTLGSTAHTYVYDGAGRLVGVEEPSGAFEEFLYRDALEPIGWRRHWLSGSTWIDDYAYFGYASRPHAPDAMWIDRGGDGTIDFTYRIVLDERGSVRRIVDLATGSVVQSIDYDPWGVPTFGGAVRAQPFGFAGGIYLPAPQLWHFGARDYDSALGRWTTKDPILFRGGLNLYEYAGSDPVNRADPSGLFVVAVGGTFGAALGHGVAGGTGVYVDIYRENNSWHMEYGVYFSGSYSNGVSIGAGAGVAVSINPGRRSDFEGVAQGFGVGFAARQAGFTVDVSWPIGSGGYGDIQFDRPPTISVGWQGGGEIDFHGAIGKTWAFPHGHIDFDGGPVPVRGRATSAAHSRPCP from the coding sequence ATGAGACGCACAGCGAGTCGCCTCTGGGTCGTTTGCTGGTTCCTCGCACTCGCCGTGAGCTGCGAGGGAAGCTCCCACGGCTCGGATGGTGACGCCTCGGTCCTATCGGAGAGCATTCTCGATTCGACTGAGATCGTAATGACAGGCGGGCCGAGCTACGCAGACACGTCGGTTCGCTCGGCGGTTCCTGATGCGAACGAAGGCAGCTCATCGAACCTCGATGTGGGCCCAAGTGCGATCGGGCTCGTCCGGTTCGACGCCAATGAGATCGCAGCTCTGCTCGACGGCCGAGTTCTGCGCGAAGCTTCGCTGGTCCTCGCGACGAACAACTGCTCACTCCAGACCTACTCCGTCCACCGGATGCTCGAGCCGTTCGACGAGGCGACCTCCACGTGGGCGTGCCGTGTCGAGAGCAACCCAGGCGATGGCTCCATCAGTTGCACGACACCGTGGGGCACCGGATGGGGAAGCGCGTCGGGTCCGCACGCAACCGCGGCAACGTCCGAGGACACGCTCGAGCAACTCGGCGATCCGCTCGTGTTCGACGTGACCAACGACGTGTTTCGACTGCTCGCCGATCCGTCCACGGCGCACGGCTGGGCGGTCCGCGGTCCGTCGGGTGGGAATGCGTGCAAGCCTCGCTCGCGCGAAGCTGGCACCGCACTCGCGCCGCGCTTGGTCCTCAAGTACGAAAGCGATCCCGAGTTCGCGCCGACGGAGCCGACCGCGCCCGCGCTCGACCGCGGCACGCCAACGCACGTGTACGCCGCGATGTCCTGGTTAGTGGACCCCGACTACGGCCTCCAGTGGGGCGTGACCGATCCGCTGGACCCCGACCGCGCATCACTAATCCGCGGACGAGTCCTCGGTCGAGACGCGATGCCCGTCTCCGGTGTCCGAGTTTCGATCGCAGGGCGTCCGGAGCGCGGCGCGACGAGAACCAGACTCAACAAGGATGGGGTGGAAGCGACGGGTACCTTCGAACTCCTGGTCAATGGCGGCGGGCCGATGACCATTGAGTTTCGCCACCCAGACTACCTCCCGGTCCAGCGCACCGTCGATGTCCCGTGGAACGACTGGATCAGCGTTCCCGAAATCGTGCTCACGCCTCGCGATGCGATGGTCTGCGCAAGTGTCGGGGCCTCGGGGGGATTTGCATTCGGCGCAGAGCTCAGTAACCCCGACGGACGCGGGAAACGCTGGACCGGCGCGTACGTGCCCGCCGGGACGGAGATCGATGTCGATCGCGACGGCGTGGGCGACTACGACGAGTTCGATATCTGCATGGTCGAGATGACGGTCGGAACTGCGAGTGGCGATCCGTGCACGAACGATGCGGAGTGCGAGACTGGCATCTGCCGTAGTGGTGCATGTCGGCCGCCGCTCGACGCGGACATGCCGGGCGAACTCCCTGCCACGACGAGCTACACGTTCGCCGCGGATTACGAGGTGCGGGTCGGCGGCATTCCGGTACCCGAAGGGTACGAGTTCGTTGGGCCCAGCGCCGGCCATCGCGTCTTCGCGTACGTGCGCGGCGACGAGCTCGCCAGCTTCAAACAAGGCCAGGTGCCGGTTGGTACGTACGACGCTACTCGGGGTGCGTGGCTCGCGGGCGACGACGGCGTGATTATTACCGTCAACCGGGCTGGCGGCTGCTCGATTACGCCGTCGCTCCCCGTTGATGAGGAAACTGCGATCTGCGGACAACCTGATCGGTTTGGAGACGGAGAGCGATTCTGGCGAGCTCCAGTCCGGCACTTCTCCCCGCTGGACCTCAATTATCTCCTGCGCCTACTGGGATTGCTCCCGCGTCCCAGCGATACTGAAGGTGCCAAGTCTCCGGATTGCCTCACGGAGAACCCAGGCTCGGTCATCCACTGCGAGAATCAAGCGCTCGGAGAGCGTGTCCCGCTCGTCGGCACTGGTGGCAACTTGAGCTACGTTTCGACGCACCAGACGGGGCGCGCCGACGCATTCACGGCAAGGTTCACCCCGATCACGGACGCTACGTTGGCCGTCGATCCGGACCGCGTCCGGGTCGAGTTGCTGGTCGCAGGACGTCGGATCCCCGCGAGTGGGAGTCCGTTCACCGCGACGGAGGCGCGGAACGAGCAGTACGCGATGTGGGACGGCCTCGATGCCTACGGGCGGCGAATGATCGGTGTCCAGCTCGCGTACCTGCGGATCGGCTACGAGTACGACTCCGGCTATGTCCGACCTGCAGCGGGCAGCGAGCGGAGTTTTGGCCGCGCTTATTCAGTCACTGCCGGCGATGTCTCGGACACCGGTTCCGCGACGTTCTGGGTGACGACGCGCGTGCCACTCGGCGTTCTGGATGACCGCGAGTCGGGGCTGGGCGGCTGGAGACTCGAAGGGCACCACGCGTACGATCCCGCGACCGGAACGCTCTTCTACAGTAACGGAACCCAGCGGACCGCCCAGAGCACGTCAGGCGTCACCGACACGCTCGCGCCCGTGCTGCCCAGCACCATCCAGGGTCTCGCCGTCGGTCCCGACGGCACCGCGTACTTCTACTGGAACGGTCGACTGCACCGCAGGAGGCGCGCTGCGACGGCGAACGAGGCGTTCGGTCCAGCAACGGGCACCATCTCCTCGGCGCCGGGGCTCGCGTTGTCGCGCGATGGGCGTGTGCTGTACGCCGCGGATCCCAACAACGACCGTGTGTACCGCGTCGACGTCGAAACCGGAGCGTTCGACGAACTCGTGGGTGACGGGACGGACGCGTTGCCCACCGCGGACGTTCCGACGGTGGGGCCTGCGAGCGTCCAGCTCTCGAATCCGCGCGGAGTCGCGGTCGGCCTCGACGGCTCGATCTACATCGCGGCGAGCGGAAACAACCGCGTCCTGCGCTACGTCCCGGGGCCCCGGGACGTGATCGGAGGTGCGCGCGACGATAGCGAGTCCCTCCTAGAGATCTTCGCGGGCGCGACGTGCACCGCCGGCGACACCCGCGCGCTGTGCACTCCTGCCCCTGGTGTCTACGCCGTCGCTGTCGGTCCTGACGGTTCCGTCTACTTCAATCGTGGGAGCGGATCTGGCTACCAGCCTGCGATCGTCCGCGTCACGCCTGACGGACTCGCTCGCGTGCACGTCGGCGGCGGCGCAGCGAACGCGGACGTCGCAGACGGCGCCATTGCGGCGTGCACGACCACGAATGACAGCAACTGCGCTCGAATCTCGGCGAGTCCCAACATCTATGCGCTCGCCCTCGATCGCAGCGGGGACCTGTGTTTCGCGCAACGCCCCCTGGACGTCGGGCTCCCGACTCAGACTGGGCATCGCGTGCGGTGCGTTCGGAGCGATGGACGCGTGTACACGATCGCGGGGCTCAACGACGCGGCATGCTCGCTGTCGACCGGCGATTGCTGGACAGCCAACGAATCGGGATATGCTTCCACACGTACTACGATCGCCGAGATCGGATCGGTCGCGTGGTCGCCCGATGGCCGGCTGTTCTACGCGGACCAAGGCCGGCTCAGGGTCGTGCGGCCGCTGCTCGATGCGAGCCTCATCGCGCCACATCTGATCGCGTCGGAGGACGGCAGCATCCTCTACGAGTTCTCCGAGGGCGGGCGCCATCTCCGTACGCTCGACGGGGTGACTCACACCGAACTCGTCGAGTTCGACTACCGAACCGACGGGCGGCTCGCTGGATTCTGGGATCGCGAGGGCGCTTACACCTCAATCGCGTACCTCACCAGCCCAAACCGCATCGTGATCACCGCTCCAGGCTCGCTCGCGACGACGCTGACGCTCGGGACCGGCGCATCGAGCGGCTACGTCACCTCGATCGCGAATCCCGCAGGCGACGTACGCGGCGGAGGCGCCAGCCCGTTCCTGTATCACGCGTCGCTCACGGGCCTGCTCACGCGCTTCACCGACGCCCTGGGACGCGAGCACTTGTTCACCTACCAGGCGGACGGTCGTCTGCGCATCGATCGCGACGCGCCCGACGACCCGGGTGGTCCGACGACCGAGCAGGAGCTGCTGTACACGCGCATGACGGACCATCAGCGGGTCGAGCGTGACGACGCGGCCGAGCACACGACCACGTACCGCTTCGGCTATGCGGGAGACCCCCGACGCCAGCGGATCGAGACAGCGACCGGTGCATTCCGCGATTCGACGCGGAGTTCCGACGGGCGTGCTTCGACATCGACGGACTGGACGGGAACGACCGTCACTACCACGACCGCGCCGGACCCGGTGCTCGCGGGCGCGAGCCGACTGGCGCGGCTGACGATCTCGCGCCCCGAGGCCGGCGCGAGCGAGACTACGTTCGCGCGCACCCGCACGAACTCGGCCTCGTGGACTCAGACCGACTCCATGACGAACGGCGACCGGACGTTTGCGCAGACGACCGCGTTCGACGACGCCATCGACGAGTACACAGTGGTCTCAAACAGCGAGAGCGCGGACCCGAGCCGTCGGGTCACCACGGTCCTCGATTCGAGAGGCCGCGTGACGCAGATCTCGATACCGGGCCAGCATCCGATCTGCGTCAGCTACGCGAGCGCGACCTCCGACCGCCCGTCAGACGTCATTCAGGCCCCGCTGAGCGGCGGGACGTGCAACGCGAGCGCGACGCCGCGGCGTCACACGCATTTCGACTATCATCCGACGCGTCGCTGGCTAGTTGGCGTGACCCAGCAAGGAGAGACGACGACCCTGACGCCCGACGATCGCGGGTGGACGACCTCCGCGCTGCTGCCGGGCAGAAGCGACGTTGTCGATATCGAGCGCGACGCCGAGGCAAACCTCAGGTGGATCGAGACGCCGGGCCATTCATCGTCCCAGCGGCATGAGTTCGCGTACACCGGACGCGATCTTCCAGACACCTACACGCCACCTGCCGCGACCTACTCGGGCGCGCAGATCGTGAGCACGACCTACATGCTCGATGGCCAGCCGGATCAAATCACGTTGCGGGACGGCCGCGTGGTCGACTACGGCTACGAACCCGATGGCCGCGTCTCGTCGGTCGGAGGAACCAGCACCTTCCCGGACGATGCGATTGCCGTGCAGCTCGACGCAGGCGGGCGCCTGGCCTCGGTAGCCCGCGGCACTCAGGCGCTGAACCGCGAATACGACGGCGATCTCCTGCAGTCGGAGACCTGGAGCGGTCTGATCAATGGTGTCGTAGAGCACTGGTCTGCGCCGAACTGGACCGGATCCGTCTTGGCCACGGAAACCGTCTCGTTCGACGCGTCGCCCGAGCAGGTCGTGTCCCACGAGCTCGACGACGATATGTGGCCGAGCGGCGTCTCGATCTCTCCCGCGCTGCCGAGCGTAGTGCTGTCATACTCGACGAACGCGCGCGCGGTGGTGACGGGCGACATCGAATCGGACGAGAGCGTCAGTGCATTCGGTGAGATCGCACTACTCGACTACACGGACGCCTCCACGGGCACGACGCTGATGCGCCGCGAGGTCTGCCGTCGCGACGCGAACGGAAGGATCGAGGCTGTACTCGAGACGACCTCCAGTGGCACGCGGCGCGAGGAGTACGACTACGACGCCGCCGGTCGGCTGGAGGGTTGGCGTCAGATCCCGGGGTGCTCGACCTGCGGTGCGACCTGCAGTGGACCTTGGACGACCTACGCGTACGACGACGCGGGAAATCGCCTGACGCACGCACCCAACGCAGAAGACCAACCTACGGTTGGAGGTCGTACTTACAATGCCATCGGGCAACTCTCGTCTCGCTCCTACGGCGCGTCGGGCACTGGGACCTTCGCCCACGACCGCTTCGGTCACCTGCGGCGATTCACCCTCGGAAGCACGGCCCACACGTACGTGTATGATGGGGCAGGACGTCTGGTGGGGGTCGAGGAGCCGAGCGGGGCGTTCGAGGAGTTCCTTTATCGAGACGCGCTCGAACCGATCGGCTGGCGCCGTCACTGGCTGAGCGGGAGCACGTGGATCGACGACTACGCGTACTTCGGGTACGCAAGCCGCCCGCACGCGCCCGATGCGATGTGGATCGATCGCGGAGGCGACGGTACCATCGACTTCACGTATCGAATCGTACTCGACGAGCGAGGCAGCGTTCGGCGCATCGTCGATCTCGCGACTGGAAGTGTCGTGCAGTCGATCGACTACGATCCTTGGGGCGTGCCGACGTTCGGCGGCGCCGTGCGGGCACAGCCCTTCGGATTCGCAGGCGGCATCTACCTCCCGGCGCCACAGCTGTGGCATTTCGGAGCGAGGGACTATGATTCCGCGCTAGGTCGCTGGACTACGAAGGACCCAATCCTATTCCGGGGCGGACTGAACCTTTACGAGTACGCTGGTAGCGATCCCGTGAATCGCGCCGATCCGTCGGGGCTGTTCGTTGTGGCAGTCGGTGGAACCTTCGGAGCCGCCCTCGGCCACGGCGTTGCAGGAGGCACCGGCGTGTACGTCGACATCTACAGGGAAAACAACAGTTGGCACATGGAATACGGTGTATACTTCAGCGGGAGCTATTCCAACGGAGTCTCCATCGGTGCTGGAGCCGGGGTCGCCGTGTCGATCAATCCCGGGCGACGCAGTGACTTCGAGGGTGTGGCGCAAGGATTCGGCGTCGGGTTCGCTGCTCGTCAGGCGGGGTTTACCGTAGACGTGAGCTGGCCGATCGGCTCGGGCGGATATGGAGACATTCAGTTCGATCGTCCTCCGACTATCTCGGTGGGATGGCAGGGGGGCGGTGAGATCGACTTTCACGGGGCCATTGGAAAGACGTGGGCGTTTCCCCACGGACATATCGACTTCGACGGAGGTCCCGTGCCCGTTCGGGGCCGGGCGACTTCCGCGGCACACTCTAGGCCGTGTCCGTGA